A genomic stretch from Solenopsis invicta isolate M01_SB chromosome 15, UNIL_Sinv_3.0, whole genome shotgun sequence includes:
- the LOC105194514 gene encoding zinc finger FYVE domain-containing protein 1: MSTLWKPWPETLKAESTGPAIMKSLDSCLDHDFDDLPEFAPFNPFTMKKNSLVTSCTKCHNNNNKSFLLLDEQEILQVSDVEEFVRKLNCTDNDTKVKVVSIFGNTGDGKSHTMNQVFFRGEEVFQTSNEQNCCTLGVWVAFDPILNVVCLDTEGLQGVTNSENDRMRLLLKVLAISDIVVYGIHSERLNRDMFTFFGTASCAYSHHLKAALQAIGQKEGNSTSLSKLGPSVIVLHETRHTKPLINNGSESAEDILRERFNQMNQKIDAFNSIKYIGLQTVNDITDYEQLRSAIMNELANTTVRSARKPHLVYNILKNLNDQLSSETESVSNTLFPDQYFTCPVKCLSCENGCNNSMGHLRDGKPHSSNTRCKFQCQYENSIYICKKCYKNGNEVEVNRRYYEENQNSWISFAKNAWSGYVIECPHCGEIYKSRQYWYGNNAEDIAIRKKITHVWNSSNRSIAPQNTAQRVIDSVSYITEAVTNVSLQPTKALKAWAADQVAPSYWRSNNEIKQCHQCKISFSPTDDKHHCRDCGEGFCTQCSSKTKCVPNRNWYSPVRVCDACYEKETNGSSDDSLEPPVEDVGVRKVTEHVVSTLSAVGTVFNYSKSFIKDSVRPSYWIPDSEVVSCCVCERKFSDMLPLHHCRACGRGVCQECSQHRKPVPHRGWDHPVRVCNACV, from the exons ATGAGCACACTGTGGAAACCCTGGCCGGAAACCTTGAAGGCGGAATCGACGGGACCGGCGATCATGAAGAGTCTGGACAGCTGTCTGGACCACGACTTTGACGACCTACCCGAGTTCGCTCCGTTCAATCCGTTTACCATGAAGAAGAATTCTCTGGTAACCTCCTGCACCAAGTGCCataacaacaacaacaagaGTTTCCTGCTGCTCGACGAGCAGGAGATTTTGCAGGTTTCCGATGTGGAGGAGTTTGTGAGAAAGTTGAACTGCACGGACAACGACACAAAAGTCAAAGTCGTATCGATATTTGGTAATACGGGTGATGGCAAGAGCCACACCATGAACCAGGTGTTTTTCAGGGGCGAGGAGGTATTTCAAACGTCGAACGAACAAAATTGTTGTACGTTGGGCGTCTGGGTGGCGTTCGATCCAATTCTCAATGTTGTTTGTTTGGATACGGAAGGTTTACAAG GTGTTACAAATTCTGAGAACGATCGGATGAGATTGTTACTCAAGGTACTCGCGATCTCCGACATCGTGGTTTACGGAATCCATTCTGAAAGGCTGAACAGGGACATGTTCACATTTTTTGGTACCGCGTCATGTGCTTACAGTCATCACTTGAAAGCTGCCTTACAAGCGATAGGACAGAAGGAGGGAAACTCTACCTCGTTGAGCAAGCTCGGACCAAGTGTCATAGTGCTGCATGAAACCAGACACACCAAACCTTTGATCAACA ACGGATCGGAAAGCGCGGAAGACATCCTGAGAGAAAGATTCAACCAAATGAACCAGAAGATTGATGCTTTTAACTCTATTAAATACATCGGTTTGCAAACGGTGAATGATATAACGGATTACGAACAATTGCGATCCGCTATTATGAACGAATTGGCCAACACGACGGTTCGTTCAGCTAGAAAACCCCACCTGGTATACAACATACTTAAGAACCTGAACGACCAGTTATCTAGCGAGACAGAGAGCGTTTCCAATACTTTATTCCCGGATCAGTATTTTACTTGTCCCGTCAAATGTCTGAGCTGTGAGAATGGCTGTAATAACAGTATGGGACATCTTCGTGATGGAAAACCACACAGTAGCAATACCAG GTGCAAGTTCCAATGTCAATATGAAAATTCAATATACATATGCAAAAAGTGTTACAAGAATGGAAACGAAGTTGAGGTGAATAGGCGATACTATGAGGAAAATCAGAATAGCTGGATTAGTTTCGCTAAAAATGCCTGGTCAGGATATGTCATAGAATGCCCGCATTGTGGAGAGATCTACAAAAGTAGACAGTATTGGTACGGCAATAATGCAGAGGACATCGCCATACGCAAGAAGATCACGCACGTGTGGAATTCA TCGAACCGTTCTATAGCTCCTCAGAATACAGCACAACGGGTTATCGACAGCGTTTCGTACATCACTGAGGCCGTAACGAATGTTTCTCTGCAGCCGACGAAAGCGCTAAAAGCCTGGGCCGCGGATCAGGTGGCGCCGTCCTATTGGCGATCGAACAACGAGATAAAACAATGTCATCAGTGCAAAATCTCATTTAGCCCGACAGACGACAAGCACCATTGCCGCGATTGCGGAGAAGGTTTTTGCACGCAGTGCTCGTCAAAAACAAAATGCGTACCTAATAGAAATTGGTATTCGCCGGTTCGGGTTTGCGACGCGTGCTATGAGAAGGAGACAAACGGTTCCAGTGACGACTCTCTCGAACCTCCTGTCGAGGACGTCGGCGTGCGAAAAGTGACGGAGCATGTGGTGTCGACACTTAGTGCTGTTGGAACAGTTTTCAATTATTCTAAAT CATTCATAAAGGATTCTGTTCGACCATCTTATTGGATACCGGATTCGGAAGTGGTTAGCTGTTGCGTTTGCGAACGGAAGTTCTCCGACATGCTTCCTCTACATCATTGTAGAGCTTGCGGACGTGGGGTGTGTCAGGAATGCTCGCAACATCGTAAGCCTGTACCTCATCGGGGATGGGATCATCCCGTTAGAGTATGCAACGCCTGCGTTTGA
- the LOC105194906 gene encoding ras-related protein Rab-18-B → MDQEDILTILKILMIGESNVGKSSILLRFTEDEFYENMQSTVGMDYKTKQVNIDGNVVKLAIWDTAGQERFRTLTPSYYRDGQGAILMYDVTDRNTFVKLETWLNELNTYCNKTDIVKMVVGNKIDLPNREVSTEDGLQFARRHQTLYIESSAKTADGVRCCFEELVQKIIQTPGLWDTHSMRLYDNGTMGGARHRVGKRGMQLTNDYQQQDANSNCYCSLL, encoded by the exons ATGGATCAGGAAGACATTCTGACGATACTGAAGATTCTCATGATCGGCGAATCCAACGTGGGAAAGTCGAG CATACTCTTGAGGTTCACCGAGGATGAGTTCTACGAGAATATGCAAAGCACGGTTGGGATGGACTACAAGACCAAGCAGGTCAACATCGACGGCAACGTGGTGAAGCTTGCGATTTGG GATACTGCTGGCCAGGAGCGATTTCGCACCTTAACGCCGAGTTATTACAGAGACGGTCAGGGTGCTATTTTGATGTACGACGTTACGGATAGAAATACCTTTGTGAAATTGGAAACATGGCTCAATGAGTTAAATACATACTGCAACAAAACAGACATCGTTAAGATGGTAGTAGGTAATAAGATAGATTTGCCAAATAGAGAAGTCAGCACCGAGGACGGCCTACAGTTCGCCAGGAGGCATCAGACCTTATATATTGAGAGCAGTGCGAAAACTGCAGATGGTGTCAGGTGTTGCTTTGAGGAACTTGTACAAAAG ATAATACAAACGCCTGGACTTTGGGATACTCACTCTATGCGATTGTACGACAACGGTACCATGGGCGGTGCGAGGCATCGAGTGGGAAAGAGAGGCATGCAGTTGACCAACGATTATCAACAGCAGGATGCGAACTCAAACTGTTACTGCAGCTTGCTGTAA
- the LOC105194685 gene encoding rab GTPase-binding effector protein 1 isoform X1, whose amino-acid sequence MMENQDDQTVRANGNEDPQARISRLESENVKMREEFNVQRAKMKELFLQKEEELKRRLEENMGLQKENLRLKNELDEAKSQLVVADLKIQNDIMMEKRKAQEEIATLQQVIHETVEESSCSRKQLISEVSKLQSVLSRLQDENALLKTQLPRDPPTDGPQISLSTVTKTLARKVVSQLGADSLSLGPDNLEESMRKVKKYAQEDAEVLRSLVVPLEEEIKALKEKLRSTDDELQKCKEVLLKRRQQQEPGSFEPSCDMCANYEAQLVKVEATAKDLEKQLLDSQRMLHAQREDLAKEVEFRKEMEEKWNEKKEEHKIKVAELTVTSQTAQQNLLELKKTFEQIQRSVSEELCKLTRGREEVQRHLTALQMENENLVGKHSKHSQQLQSESINMPNTVEELHMSLLKVREDLITAKVAQEVAQEKEETLRYEVTLLREQMEQENRVKEQDNAVLKNEISGLRVQLDKYIRDHRMLADREEKLDRLEKQLQEIQKEKKDGDLAITELRQRVMSLQQELDTSEAVQKDFVRLSQSLQVQLERIRQAGSEVRWQHEEDVEECPSCHTMFSVTKKKVHCRHCGHIFCQSCLSHVVNSGPKQRPSRVCDVCHTLLVQDTAPYFSQEPPHTPD is encoded by the exons ATGATGGAGAACCAGGACGATCAGACGGTCAGAGCGAACGGAAACG AGGATCCACAAGCGAGGATCAGCCGATTGGAGTCAGAGAACGTTAAGATGCGAGAGGAGTTTAATGTACAAAGGGCCAAGATGAAGGAATTGTTCCTTCAAAAGGAAG AGGAATTGAAGCGGAGACTGGAGGAAAATATGGGCCTGCAGAAGGAAAATCTAAGACTAAAGAACGAATTGGACGAGGCTAAGAGCCAATTAGTTGTTGCAGATCTTAAGATACAAAATGATATAATGATGGAGAAGAGGAAGGCCCAGGAGGAAATAGCGACGTTGCAACAGGTCATACACGAAACAGTGGAGGAATCCTCCTGCTCGAGGAAGCAGCTCATCAGCGAGGTGTCCAAATTGCAATCTGTTCTTTCAAGGCTTCAAGACGAGAACGCGTTGCTGAAAACGCAGTTGCCGCGCGATCCGCCAACGGACGGGCCGCAAATCTCGTTGTCTACTGTAACTAAGACATTAGCTAGAAAAGTGGTTTCCCAATTAGGCGCGGACTCTTTGTCGCTAGGTCCTGACAATTTAGAAGAGAGCATGAGGAaggtaaaaaaatat GCGCAAGAAGACGCGGAAGTTTTACGTTCGTTGGTTGTTCCGCTCGAGGAGGAAATAAAAGCTTTAAAAGAGAAACTTAGGTCAACCGACGACgaattacaaaaatgtaaagaagTTCTGTTAAAGAGACGGCAACAACAGGAACCCGGTTCCTTCGAGCCGTCGTGTGATATGTGTGCGAACTACGAAGCACAATTAGTCAAAGTAGAAGCGACTGCCAAGGACTTGGAGAAGCAGTTGTTGGATTCACAACGTATGCTGCATGCTCAAAGGGAGGATCTAGCTAAGGAAGTTGAATTTCGAAAGGAGATGGAGGAAAAGTGGAATGAGAAGAAGGAAGAGCATAAAATCAAAGTTGCAGAGCTCACTGTTACCTCGCAGACGGCGCAGCAAAATTTATTAGAGTTAAAGAAAACTTTTGAACAAATTCAAAGGAGTGTCTCGGAGGAACTTTGTAAATTGACACGAGGCAGGGAAGAAGTACAGAGACATCTGACAGC ACTTCAGATGGAGAATGAAAATCTTGTGGGTAAACATAGCAAGCATTCGCAGCAGCTTCAAAGTGAGAGCATCAACATGCCGAACACTGTTGAAGAATTACATATGAGTCTTTTAAAGGTGCGCGAGGATTTAATTACAGCCAAAGTAGCACAAGAAGTTGCACAGGAGAAGGAAGAGACGCTGCGATACGAGGTTACTTTACTGAGAGAACAAATGGAGCAAGAAAATAGGGTTAAGGAACAGGATAATGCtgtgttaaaaaatgaaataagcgGCTTGAG GGTGCAATTAGACAAATATATAAGAGATCATCGCATGCTCGCTGATAGAGAAGAGAAACTTGATCGGTTGGAGAAACAGCTACAAGAAatccaaaaagaaaagaaggatgGAGATTTAGCTATAACTGAATTACGACAAAGAGTTATGAGTCTGCAACAAGAATTAGATACCAGTGAGGCAGTACAGAAAGACTTTGTTAGATTATCACAATCATTACAG GTACAACTGGAAAGGATTAGGCAGGCAGGTAGTGAAGTTCGATGGCAACATGAAGAGGATGTTGAAGAATGTCCTAGTTGTCATACTATGTTTTCAGTCACTAAAAAGAAG GTACATTGCCGTCACTGTGGCCATATATTTTGTCAATCTTGCCTCTCACACGTCGTGAACAGTGGACCGAAACAAAGACCATCCAGAGTCTGTGATGTTTGTCATACTTTATTAGTGCAAGATACCGCACCATACTTCAGCCAAGAACCTCCACATACACCTGATTAA
- the LOC105195060 gene encoding uncharacterized protein LOC105195060 isoform X2 — protein MSPRNIVKAMKYGLLSLAPEELKYFQGFGAETDAGTWSKRLDDKLIWNLAATGLTENQCWTIVTCGLASQDGDTLYRLLSSGIDVPGILNWQGKVKSASPTVIRFLKKLGLDEGTCNYVEENGIDEEAEDVLIDLGYNEYREKEALGVVEEILCECSLIILESRSTFSEGKTTESASDNSSKTSCGLSETAFSDISITTSTQYDPATCICYTNLLPKKRGSETLKRNDYLRQNVMVPLSWAISRALRYQPSDPKHYIAHQLLRWKYGNVSQEEMHSAQQFIASATIMMDQKLVQECKRKEDLVKCFNQNTAKDIVCDVCLERQKLHRIKKCCWKCIRVPQAN, from the exons ATGTCACCACGAAATATCGTAAAGGCAATGAAATATGGTCTTCTCAGTCTTGCTCCTGAGGAACTGAAATATTTCCAAGGCTTTGGAGCGGAAACGGACGCGGGTACATGGTCGAAGAGACTCGACGATAAATTGATTTGGAATCTGGCTGCTACTGGATTAACTGAAAATCAATGCTGGACTATTGTTACGTGTGGACTGGCGTCTCAAGACGGAGATACATTATATCGTCTTTTATCGAGTGGCATCGATGTTCCAGGAATTCTGAACTGGCAAGGGAAAGTTAAATCAGCTTCGCCGACGGTAATTCGTTTTCTCAAAAAGCTTGGGCTGGACGAAGGCACTTGTAATTATGTAGAAGAGAACGGTATCGATGAAGAAGCGGAAGATGTTCTAATTGATCTTGGGTATAATGAATACAGAGAAAAGGAAGCTTTGGGAGTAGTCGAG GAAATATTATGTGAATGCAGTTTAATTATATTGGAATCACGTTCTACCTTTTCGGAAGGAAAAACGACTGAGTCGGCATCCGATAATTCATCGAAGACATCTTGTGGCTTAAGTGAAACGGCTTTCTCAGATATTTCTATCACAACAAGCACACAATATGATCCTGCCACGTGCATTTGTTATACGAATTTATTGCCGAAAAAACGAGGTAGTGAAACTCTGAAGAGAAACGATTATTTGAg ACAAAATGTGATGGTGCCACTATCGTGGGCGATAAGCAGAGCTTTGAGATATCAGCCGTCGGATCCTAAACATTACATAGCCCATCAATTGTTACGTTGGAAGTACGGAAACGTTTCACAAGAGGAAATGCATAGTGCTCAACAATTTATCGCTTCCGCTACGATAATGATGGACCAAAAACTTGtg CAAGAATGTAAACGCAAAGAAGACCTTGTTAAGTGCTTCAATCAAAATACTGCAAAAGATATTGTTTGCGACGTGTGTTTAGAACGACAGAAACTGCATCGCATCAAAAAGTGTTGTTGGAAATGTATAAGAGTTCCTCaagcaaattaa
- the LOC105195060 gene encoding uncharacterized protein LOC105195060 isoform X1 yields the protein MSDTQTLTDKEALHETRLHIKLTNKGMLIYGGWSNERLLNLLKDKLVRRNDIKSSFMCSDVQYDASRDKLLHFVIHSGMYTECVLLELEGKGMSPRNIVKAMKYGLLSLAPEELKYFQGFGAETDAGTWSKRLDDKLIWNLAATGLTENQCWTIVTCGLASQDGDTLYRLLSSGIDVPGILNWQGKVKSASPTVIRFLKKLGLDEGTCNYVEENGIDEEAEDVLIDLGYNEYREKEALGVVEEILCECSLIILESRSTFSEGKTTESASDNSSKTSCGLSETAFSDISITTSTQYDPATCICYTNLLPKKRGSETLKRNDYLRQNVMVPLSWAISRALRYQPSDPKHYIAHQLLRWKYGNVSQEEMHSAQQFIASATIMMDQKLVQECKRKEDLVKCFNQNTAKDIVCDVCLERQKLHRIKKCCWKCIRVPQAN from the exons ATGTCAGATACGCAGACTTTGACAGACAAAGAGGCGTTACACGAGACAAGGCTACAtataaaattgacaaataaaGGAATGCTCATCTACGGTGGCTGGAGTAACGAAAGATTACTCAACTTACTGAAGGACAAACTTGTGCGACGTAACGATATTAAATCTTCATTCATGTGTAGCGACGTGCAATACGATGCGTCACgcgataaattattacattttgttattcaTAGTGGAATGTATACCGAGTGTGTTTTACTGGAATTAGAAGGAAAAG GAATGTCACCACGAAATATCGTAAAGGCAATGAAATATGGTCTTCTCAGTCTTGCTCCTGAGGAACTGAAATATTTCCAAGGCTTTGGAGCGGAAACGGACGCGGGTACATGGTCGAAGAGACTCGACGATAAATTGATTTGGAATCTGGCTGCTACTGGATTAACTGAAAATCAATGCTGGACTATTGTTACGTGTGGACTGGCGTCTCAAGACGGAGATACATTATATCGTCTTTTATCGAGTGGCATCGATGTTCCAGGAATTCTGAACTGGCAAGGGAAAGTTAAATCAGCTTCGCCGACGGTAATTCGTTTTCTCAAAAAGCTTGGGCTGGACGAAGGCACTTGTAATTATGTAGAAGAGAACGGTATCGATGAAGAAGCGGAAGATGTTCTAATTGATCTTGGGTATAATGAATACAGAGAAAAGGAAGCTTTGGGAGTAGTCGAG GAAATATTATGTGAATGCAGTTTAATTATATTGGAATCACGTTCTACCTTTTCGGAAGGAAAAACGACTGAGTCGGCATCCGATAATTCATCGAAGACATCTTGTGGCTTAAGTGAAACGGCTTTCTCAGATATTTCTATCACAACAAGCACACAATATGATCCTGCCACGTGCATTTGTTATACGAATTTATTGCCGAAAAAACGAGGTAGTGAAACTCTGAAGAGAAACGATTATTTGAg ACAAAATGTGATGGTGCCACTATCGTGGGCGATAAGCAGAGCTTTGAGATATCAGCCGTCGGATCCTAAACATTACATAGCCCATCAATTGTTACGTTGGAAGTACGGAAACGTTTCACAAGAGGAAATGCATAGTGCTCAACAATTTATCGCTTCCGCTACGATAATGATGGACCAAAAACTTGtg CAAGAATGTAAACGCAAAGAAGACCTTGTTAAGTGCTTCAATCAAAATACTGCAAAAGATATTGTTTGCGACGTGTGTTTAGAACGACAGAAACTGCATCGCATCAAAAAGTGTTGTTGGAAATGTATAAGAGTTCCTCaagcaaattaa
- the LOC105194818 gene encoding amyloid protein-binding protein 2 has product MADGREPRLFSTKSLYQLCVAAVVDRFRTYKPYLVDLPKSVRFDLYYQLYKERRLCILGAELSDLETFSKMLKVTNRRLHLLKIFQAPMDHKIRIADTLVINYKLCCYKERENPVPQDKLINLGLRLGGFLSDAGWYFESKEVLLTCEQLCLDHSRTPKDLCRTLECCHKLLHAQAAYCDFDGAAETHKLAMEIIKKLEWMQYNSNHAALFAEFSVLFYIRSEYDEAYRWSIEALRELKPSLPAGIIVDVLRQAAKSCIVKREFQKAGLLIKEAVYLAKEVFDTDHPKYSDVLIDYGFFLLNFDSISNSVTIYKTALDIRRTIFGRTNLQVALAHEDLAYALYVHEYSSGRFDDASDHAGIAIDIMERHLPPNHLMLASARRIKALILEEIAIDNASTPLSEQSLLLKSECLHLSALEMSKTAFGERNVLTAKHYGNLGRLYQSMRKFQEAEAMHLKAIGIKEELLGPYDYEVGLSIGHLASLYNFHMNRYRDAEKLYHRSIAISLKLFGKGYSGLEYDYRGLLHVYNKLDDYEKILEYTDILNHWKELRDKHAQSEEPPIDVQKRPQPIANVMNVFFSM; this is encoded by the exons ATGGCCGATGGACGCGAGCCACGGTTGTTTTCCACGAAGAGCCTGTACCAGTTGTGCGTGGCCGCGGTGGTCGACAGGTTCCGCACCTACAAACCGTACCTCGTCGACCTGCCCAAGAGCGTGCGGTTCGATCTCTATTATCAG TTGTACAAAGAGAGGAGACTATGTATACTAGGGGCGGAATTAAGCGATCTGGAGACTTTCTCCAAGATGCTCAAGGTCACCAACCGTCGATTGCACCTCCTGAAAATATTCCAG GCGCCGATGGATCACAAGATAAGGATAGCGGACACCCTGGTCATCAATTACAAATTGTGCTGTTACAAAGAGAGGGAAAATCCCGTGCCACAGGATAAACTGATAAATCTAGGTTTGAGACTCGGTGGATTTCTCAGCGATGCCGGCTGGTATTTCGAAAGTAAAGAGGTGCTGTTAACTTGTGAGCAGTTATGTCTGGACCACAGTCGGACCCCCAAGGATTTGTGCAGAACGTTAGAATGTTGTCATAA gCTATTACATGCACAAGCGGCGTATTGCGATTTCGACGGGGCTGCGGAGACTCACAAGCTTGCcatggaaataataaaaaagttagaatgGATGCAGTACAATAGCAATCACGCTGCCCTTTTTGCAGAGTTCAGTGTACTATTTTACATACGCAGTGAATACGATGAAGCTTACAG ATGGAGCATAGAAGCGTTAAGAGAATTGAAACCGTCACTTCCCGCGGGGATCATTGTCGACGTTCTGAGACAAGCGGCGAAGTCGTGCATAGTAAAACGAGAGTTCCAAAAAGCCGGTTTATTGATCAAGGAAGCAGTATACCTCGCGAAAGAAGTATTCGATACGGATCATCCAAAGTATAGCGACGTTCTCATCGATTACGGATTTTTCTTACTAAACTTCGATAGCATCAGCAATAGTGTAACTATATACAAG ACTGCATTAGATATTAGAAGAACGATTTTCGGCAGGACTAATCTTCAAGTTGCCTTGGCACACGAAGATTTAGCTTACGCTCTCTATGTACATGAATATAGTTCTGGCAGATTTGATGACGCAAG CGATCACGCTGGAATAGCTATAGACATCATGGAAAGACATCTACCCCCGAATCACTTGATGCTCGCGAGCGCTAGAAGAATAAAGGCGCTTATTCTCGAAGAAATCGCTATAGATAATGCATCTACGCCGTTGTCAGAGCAAAGTCTCTTGCTCAAGTCCGAGTGTCTTCATTTATCTGCTTTGGAAATGTCGAAAACCGCATTTGGCGAAAGAAATGTACTAACAGCGAAACATTACGGGAACCTAGGTCGTTTATATCAGAGTATGAGGAAGTTTCAG GAAGCGGAAGCAATGCATCTGAAAGCTATTGGTATTAAAGAAGAGCTCTTAGGACCTTACGATTATGAAGTAGGCTTGAGTATAGGGCATTTAGCTTCGTTGTATAATTTCCACATGAATCGGTACAGAGATGCCGAAAAGCTCTATCATCGTAGTATCGCAATCA gcttgaaattatttggaaaaggTTATAGTGGTTTAGAATACGATTATCGAGGACTTTTACACGTATATAATAAGTTAGACGATTACGAGAAAATATTGGAATACACGGACATATTGAATCATTGGAAAGAACTTAGAGACAAACACGCTCAATCTGAGGAGCCACCGATCGATGTACAAAAACGTCCACAGCCAATCGCAAACGTAATGAATGTGTTCTTTTCCATGTGA
- the LOC105194685 gene encoding rab GTPase-binding effector protein 1 isoform X2 — MMENQDDQTVRANGNEDPQARISRLESENVKMREEFNVQRAKMKELFLQKEEELKRRLEENMGLQKENLRLKNELDEAKSQLVVADLKIQNDIMMEKRKAQEEIATLQQVIHETVEESSCSRKQLISEVSKLQSVLSRLQDENALLKTQLPRDPPTDGPQISLSTVTKTLARKVVSQLGADSLSLGPDNLEESMRKAQEDAEVLRSLVVPLEEEIKALKEKLRSTDDELQKCKEVLLKRRQQQEPGSFEPSCDMCANYEAQLVKVEATAKDLEKQLLDSQRMLHAQREDLAKEVEFRKEMEEKWNEKKEEHKIKVAELTVTSQTAQQNLLELKKTFEQIQRSVSEELCKLTRGREEVQRHLTALQMENENLVGKHSKHSQQLQSESINMPNTVEELHMSLLKVREDLITAKVAQEVAQEKEETLRYEVTLLREQMEQENRVKEQDNAVLKNEISGLRVQLDKYIRDHRMLADREEKLDRLEKQLQEIQKEKKDGDLAITELRQRVMSLQQELDTSEAVQKDFVRLSQSLQVQLERIRQAGSEVRWQHEEDVEECPSCHTMFSVTKKKVHCRHCGHIFCQSCLSHVVNSGPKQRPSRVCDVCHTLLVQDTAPYFSQEPPHTPD; from the exons ATGATGGAGAACCAGGACGATCAGACGGTCAGAGCGAACGGAAACG AGGATCCACAAGCGAGGATCAGCCGATTGGAGTCAGAGAACGTTAAGATGCGAGAGGAGTTTAATGTACAAAGGGCCAAGATGAAGGAATTGTTCCTTCAAAAGGAAG AGGAATTGAAGCGGAGACTGGAGGAAAATATGGGCCTGCAGAAGGAAAATCTAAGACTAAAGAACGAATTGGACGAGGCTAAGAGCCAATTAGTTGTTGCAGATCTTAAGATACAAAATGATATAATGATGGAGAAGAGGAAGGCCCAGGAGGAAATAGCGACGTTGCAACAGGTCATACACGAAACAGTGGAGGAATCCTCCTGCTCGAGGAAGCAGCTCATCAGCGAGGTGTCCAAATTGCAATCTGTTCTTTCAAGGCTTCAAGACGAGAACGCGTTGCTGAAAACGCAGTTGCCGCGCGATCCGCCAACGGACGGGCCGCAAATCTCGTTGTCTACTGTAACTAAGACATTAGCTAGAAAAGTGGTTTCCCAATTAGGCGCGGACTCTTTGTCGCTAGGTCCTGACAATTTAGAAGAGAGCATGAGGAag GCGCAAGAAGACGCGGAAGTTTTACGTTCGTTGGTTGTTCCGCTCGAGGAGGAAATAAAAGCTTTAAAAGAGAAACTTAGGTCAACCGACGACgaattacaaaaatgtaaagaagTTCTGTTAAAGAGACGGCAACAACAGGAACCCGGTTCCTTCGAGCCGTCGTGTGATATGTGTGCGAACTACGAAGCACAATTAGTCAAAGTAGAAGCGACTGCCAAGGACTTGGAGAAGCAGTTGTTGGATTCACAACGTATGCTGCATGCTCAAAGGGAGGATCTAGCTAAGGAAGTTGAATTTCGAAAGGAGATGGAGGAAAAGTGGAATGAGAAGAAGGAAGAGCATAAAATCAAAGTTGCAGAGCTCACTGTTACCTCGCAGACGGCGCAGCAAAATTTATTAGAGTTAAAGAAAACTTTTGAACAAATTCAAAGGAGTGTCTCGGAGGAACTTTGTAAATTGACACGAGGCAGGGAAGAAGTACAGAGACATCTGACAGC ACTTCAGATGGAGAATGAAAATCTTGTGGGTAAACATAGCAAGCATTCGCAGCAGCTTCAAAGTGAGAGCATCAACATGCCGAACACTGTTGAAGAATTACATATGAGTCTTTTAAAGGTGCGCGAGGATTTAATTACAGCCAAAGTAGCACAAGAAGTTGCACAGGAGAAGGAAGAGACGCTGCGATACGAGGTTACTTTACTGAGAGAACAAATGGAGCAAGAAAATAGGGTTAAGGAACAGGATAATGCtgtgttaaaaaatgaaataagcgGCTTGAG GGTGCAATTAGACAAATATATAAGAGATCATCGCATGCTCGCTGATAGAGAAGAGAAACTTGATCGGTTGGAGAAACAGCTACAAGAAatccaaaaagaaaagaaggatgGAGATTTAGCTATAACTGAATTACGACAAAGAGTTATGAGTCTGCAACAAGAATTAGATACCAGTGAGGCAGTACAGAAAGACTTTGTTAGATTATCACAATCATTACAG GTACAACTGGAAAGGATTAGGCAGGCAGGTAGTGAAGTTCGATGGCAACATGAAGAGGATGTTGAAGAATGTCCTAGTTGTCATACTATGTTTTCAGTCACTAAAAAGAAG GTACATTGCCGTCACTGTGGCCATATATTTTGTCAATCTTGCCTCTCACACGTCGTGAACAGTGGACCGAAACAAAGACCATCCAGAGTCTGTGATGTTTGTCATACTTTATTAGTGCAAGATACCGCACCATACTTCAGCCAAGAACCTCCACATACACCTGATTAA